The following is a genomic window from Thioclava electrotropha.
CGCGCCCGCTCACCGGATGGCCCAGATAGCGCCCGCGCACCGCATCGCCCAAGGCATAGCCCTTCGCTTGCGCTGCCGGTTCGGCACGTCGCAGCGCCGCCACCATCGTGTTCCAATCCGCATGACCCGCCGCCTGCGCGGTCAGCTCATAGGCTTTCGACAGCGCAACGGGAGTTCCCGCCTGCGCCATTGCATCGGCCAGACGGCGCGCCTGCGCCTTCACGTCTTTCACTGTGTTTACAGTCATCATCTCGTCTCCACGGGGATGATCCACCGCTTCGGGGCCCGCATTGCCGAAGAGCCCCCGAAAGAATGGAGAGCGATCGTAAACCGGATTTCACCAAGGGAAACACCCCGCGGGCGGCTGGCATCCGGCAGCCAAGGCCCGACAGATGGGCGGCGCAGGTGCGTCTGTCAAGTGGCGGGGCCTTACCCCGCGTCGGGCGATGCGAAAGCGCCATATCTCTGGCCCAAAGATATCTCTGGCCCAAAAACGAAAGGGGCGCCCGACCGGACGCCCCTTCCCATCACTGTCCCTCTCCCGTTTAGCAGGAGTAGTAGTACTTGTATTCCACCGGGTGAGGGGTGTGCTCGAACGCGTACACTTCTTCCCACTTCAGTGCGATGTAGCCCTCGATCTGGTCCTTGGTGAACACGTCACCGGCCAGCAGGAACTCGTGATCGGCTTCCAGCGTCTCGAGCGCTTCACGCAGCGAGGCGCAAACGGTCGGGATCGAGGCCAGTTCTTCCGGCGGCAGATCGTAGAGGTCCTTGTCCGAGGACGGGCCCGGATCGATCTTGTTCTTGATGCCGTCGAGACCAGCCATCAGCAGAGCCGAGAAGCACAGGTAGGGGTTCGCCGACGGATCGGGGAAACGTGCTTCGACGCGCTTTGCCTTGGGGGATTCAGCCCACGGAATACGGACACAGCCCGAACGGTTACGCGCCGAATACGCGCGCAGAACCGGAGCCTCAAAACCCGGGATCAGACGCTTGTAGGAGTTCGTCGCCGGGTTGGTGAAGGCGTTGAGCGACTTCGCGTGCTTCAGGATACCGCCGATGAACCACAGGGCTTCCTGCGACAGGTCGGCGTATTTGTCGCCTGCGAAGAGCGGCTTGCCGTCTTTCCAGATCGACATGTTCACGTGCATGCCGGTGCCGTTGTCGCCGGTGATCGGCTTCGGCATGAAGGTCGCCGATTTGCCGTAGGCGTGCGCCACGTTGTGGATGACGTATTTGTACTTCTGGATGTCGTCGGCCTGCTTGGTCAGCGTCCCGAAGATCAGGCCCAGCTCGTGCTGGCACGAGGCCACTTCGTGGTGGTGCTTGTCGACCTTCATGCCCATGCGCTTCATGGTCGAGAGCATTTCCGAACGCAGGTCCTGCGCGTCATCCACCGGGTTGACCGGGAAGTAGCCGCCCTTGACGCCCGGACGATGGCCCATGTTGCCCATCTCGTAATCGGTGTCGGTGTTCCAGGAGGCGTCGATCGCGTCGACTTCGTAGGAGACCTTGTTCATCGAGACCGAGAACTTCACGTCGTCGAACAGGAAGAATTCCGCTTCCGGACCGAAGAAGGCCGTATCACCGATGCCCGAGGCGACGAGATAGGCTTCGGCCTTCTCGGCGGTGCCACGCGGGTCGCGGGCATAGGGCTCGCCGGTGTCGGGCTCGACCACGGTGCAGTGCACGCACATGGTTTTCTCAGCGTAGAAGGGGTCGATATAGACCGAGGACGCGTCCGGGATCAGTTTCATGTCGGACTGATCGATCGACTTCCAGCCCGCGATCGAGGAGCCGTCGAACATGAAGCCTTCTTCGAAGAAATCTTCGTCGACCTCGGTATGCATCAGCGTCACGTGCTGCAGCTTGCCGCGCGGATCGGTGAAGCGAACGTCGACGTATTCGACGTCTTCGTCCTTCATCAGTTTGAGAGCGTCCTTGATGCTCATGTCACATTACCCTTTCGTTGAGCTTGGGTTATCCCCGGACCCGCAACGAGGCCCGGCGGGAATGGCGGAAGTTACAGCGCGTCGTCGCCCGACTCGCCGGTGCGGATACGGATCGCCTGCTCCATCGGAGAGACGAAGATCTTGCCGTCGCCGATCTTCTCGGTGCGCGCGGCGTTCGTGATCGCTTCGATGGCGGCGTCGACGAGGTCGTCGGGCAGCACCATCTCGATCTTCACCTTGGGCAGGAAATCCACGACATATTCGGCGCCGCGATAAAGCTCGGTATGGCCCTTCTGGCGTCCGAACCCTTTCACCTCGATCACCGAAAGGCCCTGAATACCAACTTCCTGAAGTGCTTCTTTCACTTCATCGAGTTTGAAGGGCTTGATGATCGCCTCCACCTTTTTCATGCCGCCGACTCCTCCGTCAGGTCTTCGTTCCGACCCCCTCAGACCACTTTCCCAAAGCCCCCGCAATCGGCTAGGCTGGACGGGAGCGGAATGGGGATCGGAATTCCGAAAGCCGCGCCCGCAATTCGTGCAAGTAGCACAAAAAAGCAGCAGTTTGAAAACGATTCCTTTGACGACCCGAGGACCATGCCCGAAATCCTGACCGCGAGCCAAATGCGCCAATGCGAACGCGCCGAGATCGAGAGCGGCGCGGTGACGGGCCTTGAACTGATGGAGCGCGCCGGGGAAAGCGTCGTCACGGCGATCTTCTCGCGCTGGCCCGATCCGGGGCCCTCGCAGGCGGTGGTGTTGTGCGGTCCGGGCAATAACGGCGGCGACGGCTATGTGATCGCGCGGCTTCTGGCCGAGCGCGGCTGGATCGTCGCCTGTTACGCCTATGGCGACCCGACCCGCCTGCCCCCCGATGCGCAGACCAATCACGACCGCTGGGCGCAGATCGGCGCGGTCCTGCCCTGGGATGATGCCGCGATCGAGGACCGGATCGACGAGATGGAGGGCGGGCTGGTGATCGACGCGCTGTTCGGCACCGGCCTGACGCGTCCGATGCCCGAGGACACCGCGAAGACATGGCGCGGGATTTATCCGCGGCGCTTTTCCAATCCCTCGGGACCGCGCCCGCGCTTCGTTGCGGTCGATATTCCCAGCGGGATTTCCTCGGATAGCGGCCGCAACCTCGGCGGCGCTTTCCCCGCCGATCTGACGGTCAGCTTCCACCGCGCGAAATGCGGCCATTACCTCGATCCCTCGGACGGGCCCGACCGGCCCGGCGGCGGCGCGTCGATGCGCGGCGACCTCGTCGTGACCGATATCGGCCTGCCGCAGCATGCGATTGCGGACGCCGCACAGCTGATCGACCGCCCGTCGAATTTCCTGATGAAGCAGGCGGGCCACAAATACAGCCACGGTCATGCGCTGGTGCTCTCGGGCGGCGCGGGCAAAGGCGGGGCTGCACGGATGGCGGCGCGGGCGGCTCTACGGATCGGCGCGGGGCTGGTGACGCTCGCCTGCCCGCCCAAGGCGCTGGCCGAAAACGCGGCGCATCTCGACGCGATCATGCTGAACGCCCTGCCCGACGCCTATTCCTTGCGCGGGATGCTGGGCGACGAGCGGCTAAACGCGCTCTGCCTCGGCCCCGGTCTGGGCATGGCGCGCGCGCAGGAGATGGTGCCGGCGGCGCTTTGGGGCAAACGGGCGACGGTGCTGGATGCCGATGCGCTCAGCGCCTTTGCCGAGGATCCGAGCGTGCTCTTCGGCCAGCTTCACGCGACCTGCGTGCTGACCCCGCATCCGGGCGAATTCAAACGGCTGTTCCCCGATCTGGCCGAGAAGCTGTCAGGCGACGATCCAAGCTATTCCAAGCTGGACGCCACCCGCGAAGCCGCTGCGCGCGCGGGCTGTACGGTACTGCTCAAAGGGGCCGACACCGTGATTGCGGACCCGAACGGGCGCGTCGCACTGCATTCGGCCACCCAAGACCGCGCGGCGCCGTGGCTTGCCACCGCAGGCGCGGGCGATGTTCTGGCGGGGCTTATCACGGGGCTTCTTGCGCGCGGGTTCAAACCCTTCGACGCCGCGACCTCCGCAGCCTGGCTCCACGTGGAGGCCGCGCGCAGTTTCGGCCCCGGCCTGATCGCCGAAGACCTCCCCGAAGCGGTCCCGCAGGTGCTGCGCGCGCTGATGGCGCAGGGCTGAGGCCACCTGCGCGCCCGGCTGCTCGCGCAGCTTTTTCTACCCGTCTCGCGCAAAATTGACATCAATCAATGATGCCCCTCACCGCGTCGTGAAAATGAACCCGGGGATACGCAACTTTGGGGTATTGGCGTGGGACTTTCTTCTTCGGGCGCGCGGTCGGAAATGCGGCGCGCTTTTTCCGGGAGCCGGGGGTTGATCGGCTCCGCTGTTCTTTTCAGCTTTTTCACCAATCTTCTGCTGCTGACCGGGCCGCTTTTCATGCTGCAGGTCTATGACCGGGTGATCGGTTCGCGCTCGGAAGAGACGCTGGTCGCGCTGTTCGGTCTCGTGGTGTTCCTCTACCTGTTCTACACCATTCTGGAATTCGTCCGCGCCCGCGTGATGGCGCGGGTCGGCGCACGGCTTCACGCCAATCTCTCCGACCGGGTCTTCCGCGCCTCGCTGGAGCGCGCAGCGCTGGGGCGCACCGACAAGGGCGCGAGCGCGTTGCAGGACCTCGATGCGGTGAAAACCGTCTTCGCCTCGCCGGTGCTGCTGTCGCTCTTGGACATTCCGTGGACGCCGGTCTTCGCCGCCGCGATCTTCATCTTCCACCCGCTTCTGGGCTGGCTGGCGCTGGCGGGCGGTGCGCTTTTGGTCGTGACCTCGCTGCTCAACCACTGGCTCACCCAGACCCGCCTGACCGAGGCGCAGGGCACCTCTTTCGCGGGCAACCAGATCGCGCGGCAGGTCGAGGACGGGGCCGATTACCTCTGGGCGCAGGGCATGGGAGAGACCATGCGCGCGCGCTGGCAGGACACCCAGACCGAAGGCCAGCGCAAGATGCTGCGCGCGGCCGACTGGACCGGCGCGTTCGGCGCATTTTCCAAGGGCTTCCGGATGCTGCTGCAATCGGCGGTGCTGGCCGTAGGTGCCTATCTGGTGCTGCAACACGAGATGACGGCGGGCGCGATCATCGCGGGCTCGGTCCTGCTGGGCCGCGCGCTGGCCCCGGTCGAGCAGGTGCTGGGCCAATGGACACTGCTGCACCGCGCACGCAACGGCTGGGCCGCGCTGCGGGCGTTTCTGGGCTCGGTGCCCGAGCCGCGCAAGCCGACCGAACTGCCCGCGCCGACGGGCGATCTCTCGGTGCGCGGCGTCTCGGTCTCGCGCAAACGTGGCGAGCGTCCGATCCTGTATAACGTGAGCTTCGATGTCGCCCCCGGCGAAGCCATCGGCGTGATCGGCAAGAGCGGCTCGGGCAAGACGACGCTGGCGCGGGCGCTGGTGGGTCTCGTGTCCCCCACAGCGGGCGAGGTGCGCCTCGCCGCCGCCAAGCTCGACCAATACAGCCCCGAGCGGCTGGGCCAGTTCATCGGCTACCTGCCGCAGGTGGTGAAGACCTTCGACGGCACCATCGCCGAGAACATTGCGCAGATGGCCCAATCGCCGGATGCCGAGCGGGTCGTGGCCGCCGCAAAGAAAGCGCATATCCACGAGATCATCCTGCAACTGCCCAAGGGCTACGACACCCATATCAGCGCGCGCGACGCGCAGCTCTCGGGCGGCCAGCGCCAGCGGCTGGGTCTGGCCCGCGCGCTCTACAACGATCCGGTGCTTCTGGTGCTCGACGAGCCGAACTCGGCACTCGACTCCGAGGGCTCCGAGGCGCTGAACGCCGTGGTGAAGGCGATGACCGAGGAAGGTAAATCGGTCGTGCTGATGACCCACCGCACCAATGCGATCAAAGCCTGCTCGCGCCTCGTGATCCTCGAAAGCGGCCAGATCACCGCGCAGGGGCCGCGCGACGAGGTCATCCAGTCGATGATCAAGAACGCGCAGGACGTGCAACGGATTCTGACGATGAGGGCCGAGAAATGAGCAAATCCTCCGATTTCGCAAATAGCCGACTTCTGCTCGCCGCAGGCTTCGGCGCGATCACCCTCCTCGTCGGCGGCATGGGCGCCTGGAGCGTCGGCGCGAAGATCAACGGCGCGGTCGTGTCGCGCGGCGTGGTCAAGGTCGAGAGCGAACGGCAGGTGATCCAGCACCCCGATGGTGGCGTCGTGGGCGAAATCCTCGCCCATAACGGCGATCAGGTGCATGCGGGCGACGTGCTACTGCGCCTCGACGGGACCTTTCTGCGCTCGGAGCTTGCGATCGTGCAGGCGCAGCTTCTGGAGATCGCGGTGCGCAAGGCGCGGCTGGCCGCCGAGCGCGACGATCTGACAGAGGTGGATTTCACCGTACTGCCCGACTTCCCGATGCTCGACCCCGAGCAGGTCGCCCAGCAACGCGAGGGCCAGAGCAACCTCTTTGCCGCGCGTCAGGCGACGATGGCCAAGAAGATCAACCAGCTGCGCGAGCAACAGCAGCAGATCGAAAAGCAGATCGAAGGCGTCGAGGCGCAGCGCGTCTCGCTGATGGAACAGCTCGACCTCGTGTCGCAGGAGCTGGAGGACAAGCAAAGCCTTTACGAGCGCAAGCTGATGGAAGCCTCGCGCGTGCTCGCCACCCAGCGCGAACATGCCAAGCTGACCGGCGAGATCGGGCGGCTGAACTCGGTCATCGCGGAGGCGCGCGTGCGGATCTCGGCGCTCGAGATCGAGGTCGTCGGCCTGTCCGAGGATCGCCGCGAGGCCGCGATCACCCAGCTGCGCGACCTGCAATATAACGAGATTTCGCTGGTCGAACGCGAAAACACCCTGCGCGAGAAGCTCGCACGGCTCGACGTGCGCGCGCCGGTCGATGGCGTAGTGTTCGGCTCGCAGGTCTTCGCGCTGCAATCGGTCATCCAGCCCGCTCAGCCGATGATGTTCCTCGTGCCCAGCGATCAGCCGCTCTACGTCTCGGTCCGCGTCGATCCGACGAGCATCGATCAGGTCTATTCCGGTCAGCAGGTCTCGCTGCAATTCTCGACCTTCAACCGTCGCACCACGCCCGCGATCCCGGCCGAAGTGCTGCGGGTCTCGCCCGACGTGCAGACTGACGAGGCGAACCGCGAGACCTATTACGAGGCGACGGTGGAGCCCGATCCGGAAGCGCTGGCCGCCCTGCCCGAGGTCAAGCTGATGCCCGGCATGCCGGTCGAGGCCTTCCTCAAGACCGACGCGCGCACGCCGCTGTCCTACCTGACCCAGCCGCTGACGATCTATTTCAACCGCGCCTTCCGAGGGGAATGAGGGGGGCCAAGGGTTCCGCTTCAGGCAGCGCCCCGAACGATCAAAATGAACGGCCCGGCAGGATACCTCGCCGGGCCCTTTTCGTGATCGGGGTCAGGTTACTGCGCCGCGAGGGAGGAAAGAGAAAGGCCCGGCGGATCGCTCCGCCGGGCCCTTCCGGTACCACTGATGAAAGTGGGGTCGGTCAGGGCGTTTGCGTGGTGATGAACGCCCCGGTGAACGCATCGTTCGTCACCCCGTCATCAAGCGTTCCGTCTGCATAGCCAGCAATATTGTCGGGCAGCGTTGCTCCGCTCCCGCCGACGAATTCGCCGTCGAGCAAAATCGAGGTGGTGTAATCGGTGCCGCCGTTGGAGAGCGTCCCATCGAGGCTGCCTCCGAAGGTATCGGCCGTCCCGACAACGCCGCTATCGGTGATCGTCCCGCCGGAAAGCGTAAGCGAGCCGGTATAGGCGTCCTTCGTCGAGTGCTGGAAATTCGTCGCCGAGCCGGTGACCGTCCCGCCCGAGAAATTCGCGTCAAGCGATAGCTCGCCGATTAACGTCCCGCCGCTGTCAAGGTCGCCCTTGACGTAACCGGTGTAGCTGGCCGTGCCCGAATTCGGCACATCGTCGCGTCCGCCAGTCACATCCCCGGTACTCAGATCCACGACCCCAGCCGCCGCCGTATCGGCGCGCGCCACGAGTTCCGCATAGGTGGGGGCGGTGTTGACCGTGGTTCCGCTGCCGCCGCAGGCCGAGAGAGTGGCGGCCGCAGCCGCCAGTGCGATGAAAGTTACTTTGTTGTCCATTCGTATTGTCCTTCTAGAAACCCGGATCAGACGCTCACGAGCGTCATGTCGGCGACAAATTGATCGACGGTTGTGAAATCATCCTCGGTGATCAGGCTCACATCCACATCGCGCAGGATCATCCGGTCGTCACCTGCGGTGATTTGAGTGCCCGTCGTGCGGTAGCTGGTGATCTCGAGGTCGGCGAAGGTCAGCCCCCCGTCGAGTGCGATCATGTCGACCCCGTCTTCGAAGTCGTAGACGATGTCGAGCGTGGTGCCCTCTGCGAAGACGAACCCATCCGCGTCCAGACCGCCATAGAGACGGTCGAGCCCGGCACCCCCGTCGAGCAGGTCGGTGCCCGCAAGGCCGTAGAGGATATCGTTTCCGCCCAGCGCCGTGATGATGTCGTCGCCCGGGGTCCCCATCAGCGTCTCGCTCGCATCGGTACCGATGATCTCGTTGGGGCCCGTTGTGCCCGGATCATCGCCCGCACCCGGGTTGGCCAGAAGGAAGTCTTCCTCCATGACGAGCCCCTGGCTCGGCCCGAGATCGCCAGCCACGTCGGTCAGCGTCGCGATCAGAACCGGGTCGGCACCGATTTCGGCCCCATCCGTGTCGAGCCAGATCTCGAGGTCGTCCCCATTCACCACTTGCGAGATGTTGTCGGCAAAATTCGTGTCCGAGACGCCCAGACCGATCAGGCCAATCGCATCGGTGCCGACTTCGAAATCGCTGATCGTGCTCGCGGTCAGCGGCACGCCCTCGACCGAGGAGCCGTAGGTGAGGACGAAGAGATCGGTGCCCGCGCCGCCCGTGAAGGCGTTCGAGCCGATCCCGACAAGGAAATCATTCCCGTCCGTGCCGACGACATTGGCCCCCACCGCGTAGGGCGTGACCAGCTCGTAATCCATCAGCAGCTCGGCGCTGTAGATCGTCGCGGGTTTGATATCGCCCTTGATGTAGACCGCCATATCGAAGCCGTCGGAATAGTTCATCCCGTTGACCGACACCTCGCCGGGCTTGTCCTGCCAGCCCGAGCTGACCGAGAGCGGCTGGGCGGGATAGCCCCAATCGAGCAGGTTGATCACCGTCTGGGTCTCTGCGCCGACCTCGTATTTCACCTCGTCATTGGTGGGAGGCGGCTCGTCGCTCGGGTCGATCGGGATCACCACCGAGGGCAGATCCTGCCCATATTTGTCGGTCTTCAGACGCCAGCGCGGACCGCTATCGGCATATTCGGTGCCATCTTCGTTCAACACCGGCTCGAAGGGCTCGCGGTCCATCGTGGTGTACCAGGCGTTGGTGAAGCCCGCCGCCCCATCCTCGGCCCCGATCGTCGCG
Proteins encoded in this region:
- the glnA gene encoding type I glutamate--ammonia ligase — translated: MSIKDALKLMKDEDVEYVDVRFTDPRGKLQHVTLMHTEVDEDFFEEGFMFDGSSIAGWKSIDQSDMKLIPDASSVYIDPFYAEKTMCVHCTVVEPDTGEPYARDPRGTAEKAEAYLVASGIGDTAFFGPEAEFFLFDDVKFSVSMNKVSYEVDAIDASWNTDTDYEMGNMGHRPGVKGGYFPVNPVDDAQDLRSEMLSTMKRMGMKVDKHHHEVASCQHELGLIFGTLTKQADDIQKYKYVIHNVAHAYGKSATFMPKPITGDNGTGMHVNMSIWKDGKPLFAGDKYADLSQEALWFIGGILKHAKSLNAFTNPATNSYKRLIPGFEAPVLRAYSARNRSGCVRIPWAESPKAKRVEARFPDPSANPYLCFSALLMAGLDGIKNKIDPGPSSDKDLYDLPPEELASIPTVCASLREALETLEADHEFLLAGDVFTKDQIEGYIALKWEEVYAFEHTPHPVEYKYYYSC
- a CDS encoding glyoxalase superfamily protein; this translates as MTVNTVKDVKAQARRLADAMAQAGTPVALSKAYELTAQAAGHADWNTMVAALRRAEPAAQAKGYALGDAVRGRYLGHPVSGRVHALRRKGETHYDIEIALDEPVDVVESAAFSSMRRRVRATIGADGRSIGRRSDGVAHLELD
- a CDS encoding NAD(P)H-hydrate dehydratase, which produces MPEILTASQMRQCERAEIESGAVTGLELMERAGESVVTAIFSRWPDPGPSQAVVLCGPGNNGGDGYVIARLLAERGWIVACYAYGDPTRLPPDAQTNHDRWAQIGAVLPWDDAAIEDRIDEMEGGLVIDALFGTGLTRPMPEDTAKTWRGIYPRRFSNPSGPRPRFVAVDIPSGISSDSGRNLGGAFPADLTVSFHRAKCGHYLDPSDGPDRPGGGASMRGDLVVTDIGLPQHAIADAAQLIDRPSNFLMKQAGHKYSHGHALVLSGGAGKGGAARMAARAALRIGAGLVTLACPPKALAENAAHLDAIMLNALPDAYSLRGMLGDERLNALCLGPGLGMARAQEMVPAALWGKRATVLDADALSAFAEDPSVLFGQLHATCVLTPHPGEFKRLFPDLAEKLSGDDPSYSKLDATREAAARAGCTVLLKGADTVIADPNGRVALHSATQDRAAPWLATAGAGDVLAGLITGLLARGFKPFDAATSAAWLHVEAARSFGPGLIAEDLPEAVPQVLRALMAQG
- a CDS encoding P-II family nitrogen regulator, which encodes MKKVEAIIKPFKLDEVKEALQEVGIQGLSVIEVKGFGRQKGHTELYRGAEYVVDFLPKVKIEMVLPDDLVDAAIEAITNAARTEKIGDGKIFVSPMEQAIRIRTGESGDDAL
- a CDS encoding type I secretion system permease/ATPase; its protein translation is MIGSAVLFSFFTNLLLLTGPLFMLQVYDRVIGSRSEETLVALFGLVVFLYLFYTILEFVRARVMARVGARLHANLSDRVFRASLERAALGRTDKGASALQDLDAVKTVFASPVLLSLLDIPWTPVFAAAIFIFHPLLGWLALAGGALLVVTSLLNHWLTQTRLTEAQGTSFAGNQIARQVEDGADYLWAQGMGETMRARWQDTQTEGQRKMLRAADWTGAFGAFSKGFRMLLQSAVLAVGAYLVLQHEMTAGAIIAGSVLLGRALAPVEQVLGQWTLLHRARNGWAALRAFLGSVPEPRKPTELPAPTGDLSVRGVSVSRKRGERPILYNVSFDVAPGEAIGVIGKSGSGKTTLARALVGLVSPTAGEVRLAAAKLDQYSPERLGQFIGYLPQVVKTFDGTIAENIAQMAQSPDAERVVAAAKKAHIHEIILQLPKGYDTHISARDAQLSGGQRQRLGLARALYNDPVLLVLDEPNSALDSEGSEALNAVVKAMTEEGKSVVLMTHRTNAIKACSRLVILESGQITAQGPRDEVIQSMIKNAQDVQRILTMRAEK
- a CDS encoding HlyD family type I secretion periplasmic adaptor subunit → MSKSSDFANSRLLLAAGFGAITLLVGGMGAWSVGAKINGAVVSRGVVKVESERQVIQHPDGGVVGEILAHNGDQVHAGDVLLRLDGTFLRSELAIVQAQLLEIAVRKARLAAERDDLTEVDFTVLPDFPMLDPEQVAQQREGQSNLFAARQATMAKKINQLREQQQQIEKQIEGVEAQRVSLMEQLDLVSQELEDKQSLYERKLMEASRVLATQREHAKLTGEIGRLNSVIAEARVRISALEIEVVGLSEDRREAAITQLRDLQYNEISLVERENTLREKLARLDVRAPVDGVVFGSQVFALQSVIQPAQPMMFLVPSDQPLYVSVRVDPTSIDQVYSGQQVSLQFSTFNRRTTPAIPAEVLRVSPDVQTDEANRETYYEATVEPDPEALAALPEVKLMPGMPVEAFLKTDARTPLSYLTQPLTIYFNRAFRGE
- a CDS encoding calcium-binding protein, which gives rise to MRLEATMDLPDEWSEYNPYTSLRNIYHVTEAELVIHHTITNNPNDQVRPEDFENEAAIGTLPEYIIVPDYNLDGQGAREVWITADDYYAGDGTLYEAGTILRDDLLAQQWAASDLATIGAEDGAAGFTNAWYTTMDREPFEPVLNEDGTEYADSGPRWRLKTDKYGQDLPSVVIPIDPSDEPPPTNDEVKYEVGAETQTVINLLDWGYPAQPLSVSSGWQDKPGEVSVNGMNYSDGFDMAVYIKGDIKPATIYSAELLMDYELVTPYAVGANVVGTDGNDFLVGIGSNAFTGGAGTDLFVLTYGSSVEGVPLTASTISDFEVGTDAIGLIGLGVSDTNFADNISQVVNGDDLEIWLDTDGAEIGADPVLIATLTDVAGDLGPSQGLVMEEDFLLANPGAGDDPGTTGPNEIIGTDASETLMGTPGDDIITALGGNDILYGLAGTDLLDGGAGLDRLYGGLDADGFVFAEGTTLDIVYDFEDGVDMIALDGGLTFADLEITSYRTTGTQITAGDDRMILRDVDVSLITEDDFTTVDQFVADMTLVSV
- a CDS encoding HupA family protein, which produces MDNKVTFIALAAAAATLSACGGSGTTVNTAPTYAELVARADTAAAGVVDLSTGDVTGGRDDVPNSGTASYTGYVKGDLDSGGTLIGELSLDANFSGGTVTGSATNFQHSTKDAYTGSLTLSGGTITDSGVVGTADTFGGSLDGTLSNGGTDYTTSILLDGEFVGGSGATLPDNIAGYADGTLDDGVTNDAFTGAFITTQTP